ACCGTATCGAATGTTCGCCGACTCGCCGGGATCGACCCGACCGCCGTTGTACGTGAACGCGGCGGACTCGCCCGACTGGTCGGGTGGCCGTGTCGCTTCGTCGTCGCTCATACGACGTTCTCCGGCGGCACCACCGTGAATGTTCTCCCTTCAGTTTCTCGAGGACGTTCCAGCGCGTAGCCCCGAGCCATTCTACGCTACTTTTCGCGGAGAAAACCGGTTTTCCCCCGACACCGTCGATCAATATCCGGGACTGTGGGCATACGTTTTGTATCTGGCTGTGCTATGGACACCCATGGAGATTCGCCACGCAACCGACTCGGACGCCGACGCGATTCGCTCGATCGCCCACGATTCGCTCAACTCGACGTACACGGACTTCCTCGAGGAGGAGACCATCGACGAGGCGATCGAGCAATGGTACGGCGACTCGCTCACCGACGAGCTGGCGGACGACCACACCCTCTTCTTGATCGTCGAACGCGACGGCGAGATTGCCGGGTTCTCCCAGAGCGAGCTAGTCGGCCAGCACCCAAGTACCGGCCACCTCCTCTGGTTACACGTCCACCCCGATCACCGCGGCGACGCGACCGGCGTGCGATTGCTCGTCCACACTCGCGAAACGTTACTCGAGGAGGGTGCGGACGGGATTCGGTGCTTCGTCCTCGCGGACAACGAGGGC
This portion of the Natrinema salinisoli genome encodes:
- a CDS encoding GNAT family N-acetyltransferase, with protein sequence MEIRHATDSDADAIRSIAHDSLNSTYTDFLEEETIDEAIEQWYGDSLTDELADDHTLFLIVERDGEIAGFSQSELVGQHPSTGHLLWLHVHPDHRGDATGVRLLVHTRETLLEEGADGIRCFVLADNEGGNEFYRAHGFNQADQREVEIGSETFTENIYVEGDLEDGGEWGAVDEVAADGETIYVSYGEATRGTQSPFYTAYESPDRNDIYAWFCGNCDSVDNAMDAMGRIECNKCGNRRKATRWDASYL